In the genome of Cygnus olor isolate bCygOlo1 unplaced genomic scaffold, bCygOlo1.pri.v2 S95, whole genome shotgun sequence, one region contains:
- the LOC121063161 gene encoding major centromere autoantigen B-like — protein sequence MLLRHGDPIEGLWRAPRSYRDPIETAATMSAQAQVQARGRALEDRLLRVPGHELLAGLREAGALGPTEEAALGPPGGRGWVRRLRALALARGEESCRALLYVLASLEEPGPLDFYNPRRDAQPSHRSDCPCCHPPREDGGPKDEDGGPKDEDGGPKDEDEGLKDEEGPEEEEEKGEEEGGGLEEEEGAPEEEEGDEDGGSGEEGDGEEGDGDLEEEVGGSEEDGDAGGEDGGPEEEDAGGDTE from the exons ATGCTGCTGCGTCACGGGGACCCCATAGAAGGCCTGTGGAGAGCCCCCCGCTCTTATAGAGACCCTATAGAGACC GCAGCCACGATGTCGGCGCAGGCGCAGGTTcaggcgcggggccgggcgctggAGGATCGGCTGCTGCGGGTGCCGGGCCACGAGCTCCTGGCGGGGCTGCGGGAAGCCGGGGCGCTGGGGCCCACCGAGGAGGCGGCGCTGGGACCCCCGGGAGGCCGGGGCTGGGTCCGCCGGCTGCGGGCGCTGGCGCTGGCTCGCGGCGAGGAAAGCTGCCGGGCGCTGCTCTACGTCCTGGCCAGCCTGGAGGAGCCGGGGCCGCTGG ATTTCTACAACCCCCGGCGCGACGCTCAGCCGTCGCACCGCTCCGATTGTCCCTGCTGTCACCCGCCGCGGGAGGACGGAGGCCCCAAGGACGAGGACGGAGGCCCCAAGGACGAGGACGGAGGCCCCAAGGACGAGGATGAAGGACTCAAGGACGAGGAAGGCCccgaagaggaggaggagaagggtgaAGAGGAAGGTGGAGGCCTcgaagaggaagaaggagcccccgaggaggaggaaggtgatgAAGATGGAGGCTCCGGGGAGGAAGGTGATGGTGAGGAGGGAGATGGAGACCTGGAGGAGGAAGTCGGGGGCTCCGAGGAGGACGGGGACGCGGGGGGAGAAGATGGAGGCCCTGAGGAGGAGGACGCGGGAGGCGACACCGAGtag
- the LOC121063169 gene encoding RNA-binding protein FUS-like produces the protein MASNDYSQTATQSYGAYPTPPGQGYSQQSSQPYGQQSYSGYSQSADTSAYSQNSYSSSYGQTQSSYSTQSTPQAYGSTSGYGSSQTSQTSYGQPSSYPSYSQPPAASSSTGSYGSSSQSSSYGQPPSSGYGQQSSYSSQQQSYNQQSSYNPPQSYSQQSQYSGGGGGSGGSSSYGQEQSSMSGGGGGGGGYQEQSGGYGGGQQERSRGRGGYGRGGYDRGGRGSRGGRGGNLG, from the exons ATGGCCTCCAACG ATTACAGCCAGACAGCGACGCAAAG CTACGGCGCGTACCCGACCCCGCCGGGCCAGGGCTACTcgcagcagagcagccagccctACGGGCAGCAGAGCTACAGCGGCTACAGCCAGTCCGCCGACACCTCCGCCTACAGCCAGAACAGCTACAGCTCCTCCTACGGCCAGACCCAGAGCA GCTACAGCACCCAGTCGACCCCTCAAGCCTACGGCAGCACCAGCGGCTACGGCAGCAGCCAGACGTCGCAGACCTCCTACGGGCAGCCCTCCTCCTACCCCAGCTACTCCCAGCCGCCGGCCGCCAGCTCCTCCACCGGCAG TTATGGGAGCAGCTCGCAGAGCTCGAGCTACGGCCAGCCCCCCAGCAGCGGTTATGGGCAACAGTCGAGctacagcagccagcagcagagctacAACCAGCAGTCCTCCTACAATCCCCCGCAGAGCtacagccagcagagccagtacagcggcggcggcggcggtaGCGGCGGAT CCAGCAGCTACGGGCAGGAGCAGTCGTCCatgagcggcggcggcggcggaggcggtGGCTACCAAGAGCAGAGCGGTGGCTACGGAGGGGGCCAGCAGGAGCGGAGCCGCGGCCGGGGCGGTTACGGCCGGGGGGGCTACGACCGCGGTGGCCGCGGTAGCCGGGGAGGCCGAGGAGGCAACTTGGGGTAG
- the BCKDK gene encoding 3-methyl-2-oxobutanoate dehydrogenase [lipoamide] kinase, mitochondrial — MVRSAHAQCASSPPFCGQGCTIVRGEGGTADGATYRDPPGYLGGGGGGGGGGTDAWVRGLAMLRRVLGAPRGPPALPPRPASRSAADQHPPDLARERSKTVTSFYHQPAIDTAAEKPSVRLTPTTMLYSGRSQDGSHILKSARYLQQELPVRIAHRIKGFRSLPFIIGCNPTILHVHELYIRAFQKLSEFPPIQARGDEERYCSLLRQLLEDHKDVVTLLAEGLRECRRHIQDERLLRPFLDKTLTSRLGMRMLASHHLALHEDKPDFVGIICTRLSPKKVVEKWVDFARRLCEHQYGNAPRVRINGHVAARFPFIPLPLDYILPELLKNAMRATMESHLDTPYNVPDIVVTIANNDIDIVIRISDRGGGIPHELLDKVTEYHFSTAEASAQDPRLGGPFRNLLDLSHGAQACPMHGFGFGLPTSRAYAEYLGGSLCLQSLQGVGTDVYLRLRHIDGKGESFRI, encoded by the exons ATGGTTCGCTCCGCGCATGCGCAGTGCGCTTCGTCCCCCCCTTTCTGTGGGCAGGGCTGTACCATTGTGAGGGGCGAGGGGGGGACAGCGGACGGGGCCACTTATAGGGACCCCCCCGGctatttgggggggggggggggggggggggggggcggcaccgACGCCTGGGTCCGCGGGCTG gcAATGCTACGGCGAGTTTTGGGggccccccggggccccccggcgctgcccccccgccccgcgtcCCGCTCGGCCGCCGACCAGCACCCCCCGGACCTGGCTCGGGAGCGCTCCAAAACCGTCACCTCCTTCTACCACCAGCCCGCCATCGACACCGCCGCCGAGAAG CCCTCGGTGCGCCTGACGCCGACCACCATGCTGTACTCGGGGCGCTCGCAGGACGGCAGCCATATTCTG AAGAGCGCCCGctacctgcagcaggagctgcccgtGCGCATCGCCCACCGCATCAAGGGCTTCCGCAGCCTGCCCTTCATCATCGGCTGCAACCCCACCATCCTCCACGTG CATGAGCTCTACATTCGCGCCTTCCAGAAGCTCAGCGAGTTCCCGCCC ATCCAGGCGCGGGGGGACGAGGAGCGCTACTGCTCGCTGCTGCgccagctgctggaggaccACAAGGACGTGGTGACGCTGCTGGCCGAGGGGCTGCGCGAGTGCCGGCGCCACATCCAG GACGAGCGGCTGCTGCGCCCCTTCCTGGACAAGACGCTGACGTCGCGGCTGGGCATGCGCATGCTGGCCTCCCACCACCTGGCCCTCCACGAGGACAAG CCCGACTTCGTGGGGATCATCTGCACCCGCCTGTCGCCCAAGAAGGTCGTCGAGAAGTGGGTCGACTTCGCCCG GCGCCTGTGCGAGCACCAGTACGGGAACGCGCCGCGGGTGCGCATCAACGGGCACGTGGCCGCCCGCTTCCCCTTCATCCCCCTGCCCCTCGACTACATCCTGCCCGAGCTGCTCAAGAACGCCATGAG GGCCACGATGGAGTCGCACCTCGACACGCCCTACAACGTCCCCGACATCGTCGTCACCATCGCCAACAACGACATCGACATCGTCATCCG GATCTCCGACCGGGGCGGGGGCATCCCCCACGAGCTCCTGGACAAGGTGACCGAGTACCACTTCAGCACGGCCGAGGCCAGCGCCCAGGACCCCCGCTTGGGAGGCCCCTTCCGCAACCTCCTCGACCTCAGCCACGGCGCCCAGGCCTGCCCCATGCACGG GTTCGGCTTCGGGCTGCCGACCTCGCGCGCCTACGCCGAGTACTTGGGAGGCTCGCTCTGCCTCCAGTCGCTGCAGGGGGTGGGCACCGACGTCTACCTGCGCCTGCGCCACATCGACGGCAAGGGGGAGAGCTTCCGCATCTAG